ATCAACTTACTCTGAGCAGGTCCAGAGAATTTTCCCGAAAGGTTACCGAAGGGGTCCACAGATGCACTAGAGCTGATGTTGGCATTCAGTTCAGCACGTGATGATGGAGAAACCAGCGAGCTGTTGGCCAGGAAGCCTTCAGCATTGACAGGGGGCGCTTTAAAGACCCCCACGCCGTTGCCCTCTGTCACGAATGACACTTGGGATTCATGACCGGCGTGGGGCACATCAGGAGCACCACAGAGGCCCTGGACCCAGCCGTATAATATACCGGGAACTGGATATGCTGCAACAAAAGGAGAATAATGCTTTCTAACCAAGTCTAGTCACAAAcgctaaaaatgttttcttcaataACAGGAAAACTCATTAAATtcacaaaaaacatttcttgaagagtaaataatgaataaataggCAAGCTTCGGTTTCTTTACCTGTGTGAACGTTGTCTTATCTGCCCCATTTGAGAAAAATTCTGttcttaaaaatataacttCAATTGCTGGTGTAAACCTACTACTTTGATGCATGAAGACCcttatatacataaaaatggGAGCAGATGACGTCACCTGGCCAACAGCGCAGTTACTAGTGCACCTATTTATAGTATCCTTTATGAAGCAGTGAGAACATTTCTAGATAAGGAAGTTAAACACTTCACATGAACGATTAGATATTTTTTAGCACAGCATAACACCTAACATCAAGGTTGGCTTCCTTTGTCCACACAACCACCTTCCTTCCCCAGCATAAGCagtctaattaaaaaaaaatctgcaaattcattataaatgattttttccaTATGTTACTGAACTCCTTTGTTGGACTTTTATACCCTAAAACACTGGTTAGGTGTTAAGGTACTAcagatttcttttgaaaacgTGAAAAGGAGGCATATCAAAACAACAATCTTAGGTTGTTATAGAGAGGTGCATTTTCACATCTGTAACAGATGTCTCCAGTAAATATAGATTTTCTACAGCATGGTGCAAATGCCATATCATAGGATGCATTTGTCCTCGCACATCAACAGATTTCAATAATAACCAGCCGTTACATGTTCCAGAAAATTctacaaataacacacaaaacaaataaaccatttaaGTGCTGCCCTTTCAAAACTTTGCAGTTTTCATCAGGGCTTCCTCTTCGAGCATGCATCAGCTGTTATTTGAGAAATAGCAATTACCTAAAATCCTTAGTTATAGCTAAGCTTGAAAATGAGTGGGGGCAAGCAattctgcttttaaaattcACTATACTCCTCAGTAACTATTACACAATACAGAATTATGAATGAActtccagggcttctgctaaggctaaattctttggggtcccagggatcccttcttcagatttttaaggggtccttgttcttcacccaaatttgggaccccactgacgaaaattgaaggggtcctccgaacttttaatgcatactgtatgcaattttttgcataagcagaagccctgaactTCTTATTCCCAGCACAGAAATGCAAATGACACCACGGTGTGACTAATAATAGAATGAAATTAACTACACCCTTTAACTTAATCATAGCCAGAAAAATTAATACTATTCACCATCTGCCACTCTTAAAGATATTGCCCAAATAATCAATAAACTGAAGTATCATATAAGCAATGTACTTGGCATGGACTACTTACTAGCTAACATTAACAGACTATACAGagctgtcttctttttctacatttcatATCATGAAACTATAAATGGTTCTTTTTTTGGGTACgtgtaagaaaaacaaagaaatcaacTGCATCTCAATGGAAATGTTTATAAGACATAAAAGGTAAGATACATATCTTTAAAGTTTATATGTAACAAGGACAATGTACTTTATTACgactaaattatattttaagaaattgtaATAATTTGGATATTAAAACCTtcagattttcatttttgaaatttagTCAGACTTTTGTGACACTGTAAACATACTAAGATCAACTGTGAACTTTTACCACAGTATACCCTGTCAAAGTCAGCTGATGGTTCCTTGTGCACTCAGAAATTTAGGCACACAAGCAGATCTTGTGATTCATCCCTTTTCACATTCAGACCCCTTGACAATTCTCAGAAAGCCGATTCAAAATATTAGGGTGgaagaaaattttttgtgtgataATGAGCCAGTTTCAAGCCCCCTCCCCCatcacagaaatgtttataaattatcttCTAGTTCATGTTGATAACCAGcagtactatttttttctttctgacatttctgcagcagtaaaatgttttcagtcTGGTATGTATTACTTACTagtcataaaaccaactatctcATAATTGATATTGGACACAGCGCAAGACATTTAATCACTATTCTTTTAACTACAAAGATTACCTATGAGCTTGCTGACTTATCAGTAAGAGGTTTATTATTAGATAAAATTGACTGTAAAATGCCCTGCAATCAGTGGGTGTGCTGTTCAAAGTGTAAAGTTTGTTGCCTCTACATTTAATTCCATCCAACAATAACAATACTGTATAAAACTACTAACAGAATTAAAtcataagaaaataatgaatttacGCTGTCCAAACCTTTTAACCTAGTTGTCGCTATGCGTCATCCTATTGTAACCAAGCCCAAAATCTAATCAGGTGTGGCTTGTTCCGGCAAGCATAAAACGTATTGGACGGGTATTTCGGGTATTTAGTCCACTAAAACGCTTGGTTATTTGTGAATTGGTAATTACActtaatacattttacaaacatgtaATTCCAGTTTATGCTcgacattttcttgtttacataacTCCTAAACTTTCGAATTCTTCAAAACAGTCTCGTAACTGTAGCCACGGtgaacaaagcaacaaaattaGGTCACTGTCCACCACAGCACTGCCACTAGCACCAGCTGACTATACCGACAGTTGCCAAATTCAATTTTTCAAAGCTTAGAACTATCGAAGAATGTATCTTCACCAAATTAAATGTAAAGTTCCTTCTGTATCAATGCGAAAACATAATATGAAAtgaattttcagttttatatgacaaaacttatttatttcGCTTTCAACAATTTGGCGAAATAGCTGTGAATTGGCagccattttgttttgatgaccGTCAAGGGATAATAACGCAGTTACATTTcttgtctcgcggtaagtcaaattcacaaagaaaacaacttacATGTTTGTCTTTCGTAAAGCTggcatgttttcttctttttccttcgtCTGCGGCCCAAAATTCTCGTCCAAAACGATGGCGTCCGAAGCCTTGAGCATCTCCCTGCCGAATATCGGCTAAGAGGTTTCTTGTATGACGTTAACTAAGTTttacaagtcacgtgatcatctTGTGAATCGCTTTAAAATAATACTCTATATACATTTtcgaaatattatttatatagctttctgtacaagaaataaaatgaaattctttgaatatatttaaattcTCGTTAACGTGAATTTTTGGGAATTTATTTCAAGATGGCGTCACAGAATAAGTCCAGGTTAGTAAACAGATTGCTTTAGTTACAGTACTGAGTACTTTTAGAGATTAATGGCATAAAGTGGATAATTAGGTCTCTCAAGCATATGGTCATCAGTCATTTATTAATCctcttgtttccttgtttttgcACACGTCGTCGGGACCGAGCACTGCATGTCCACCTTAGTTGTACACCATCAATGACTGAACAGTGAACAAGAACTTCCCTGAACTTTTTGTTAAGCTTGGTAGCATCAGTAGATAACCAAAAAGGTTATACTTCAGTCGCAGATTAATTATAGAAAAAGCGCATTCTTGACGTGTGATAGATTTGGAGTTCGCCATTGGGGTAGGGAatgggaagaagagagagagagaaaaaaaaagaagaaataaaatggagcTTCCATGCTTGTCTAAAGCAACATAAAATTTTTGCACATGTATTATAGTTTAGTGAactttagtccttgttactcctcgaggagcatagggccgcacaCACTTGTATTATGGGCTCATCTTAAGGCCTGTTTCATTTTGTCACTTGTCTACAGTGTTACATGTGTTATTATAAAAGCTTAAACAGCACACAGCTAGGCTAGATCGGAACTTATATTTAGCTGctatatatgtaatatttaacTGTTCTAAAGGCCAGTTAATCTTATATAACCTTTTTCATGCCTATTGCAATGAGTGTACTTGTTATGGACACAATAAGCACTATAgttataagtatatatatatatagttatagtATAAGTATGGATCGTCATATTATATGTGTTCGTGAggtaaagaaaattttctgtcgtgggtttccacgacagacaataaagtttgatttgatttgatttgatagtttagtttattccttgttgctcccttgagcaGCATAGGGCTGCAAATAGGCACTATAGGTCCCAGCTATACTATGCCAATGGTTGGCATGCATTAtcataaaaacttaaaatagtACAGAGGTCAGGGCTGGAATTATTGGCTCATAATCTAATTATAGGCTGGTCAGGCTAATAACCTTTGTTATGCATATTGTACATTGCTCATATTCCTTCACATGAATGCACATCTTCCTTTTAAGAAAGTGATGTTTTTTTGCATCGACAAATTTGTCAACATGTTTCAAAAATCTCTTATACAAGTTATAGAGAACATACTGTCCTTACTGATCTATTGTTACAATATGATGCTAAGCATATCCTGTCAGGATAGTTCTGTgtgatgatgttgttgatgttattcTAGGCTGGTATTATTGATTAGTTATAACTGCATGAGCTGCTTCTTAATTACCCTgcaacaaataaagtgaaccTGTCATGAGCACTGCACGTGTGATGAGCCTCTAGTGCAGtaagcaggtttttttttcaactaaatTGATCTGTAAATAGGTTATAGTTTGAGATGAATTCCATCACAGAAGTAGACAGCTGTAGACTTTTAAATACATTAGTGTCTCCATGAAGTTTATATAATTTCTTGGTGCATCAAGGCTACAAACAAAGTACATTATAAACTATCTTAGCAAACGTTTACATAAGTAAAATGTGCATGTTTTGCTTAAGGTTTTTATAATGCATTTCAGTGAATATTGAAtgatttgctttcttttatttgcttctaAATCTAATATTTTGATAGCTCAGTTTAGTTCTTGACAATTCTGCATATTGATAGCCCTTTAAATGCTGAATTTCTGTAATCTTTTGTAGTTGAATGCTACCTACTGTTTTATCAAAGTAAGCTTTTATGAACCTAGGAGTCATTTTCTGGCATTTTCAAACTCGTTGACATGGTCATCCTTTTCCTAAACTAGCATTTGCACATAATAACACCACATATATGACTGCATGAATGGTTAGACACTTAGATTGAGATAATGCATCTTAAATGTTTCTTGTTaaggtttctttcattttttaacattttgttacagTGTGAAGATAGCACCTGGAGCAGTGGTTTGTGATGAGTGTGAGTTAATTGGTGACATCACCATAGGTATGTTATAAAATTTAGATCTAGTTTACTTTAAAAGGAATCTCTGCATTCATAATAAAGATATACATTGAATAGTGAGATGCAAATGCTTGACAAGATCAGTTTTATATAAGTGCattcatgtacatgtatataatatgtattttatcttggtatttaaaatgataatgacaaatgaccaactttactATCACTAATTGCCATCTGTAATAAATAAAGTCACATTTTATCTTAGTAGTCTTAGTGGGCAATTATACCCGGGAAGTGTGCTCAGTTTGTGTTACTAAAATAAGGATagaacaagtgctagttacaagatatGGATAAGGCATaacagaaaacttaaaaacatgCAGTCTTACATCTATACCATTTTTAAGACATCTATCATCACaccccatgcacacacacacaaaactgacaATTTATCAGTGGTTGAGCAGCTCAATTGCAGAGGGCACAAACAGTTTCAATGGTTATTTTATTCAGGTGCCTCCAGTATCCTGTCTTATTATAGTGGTTCTAATGAAATAAAGTCATGATATTGTAATTTATGTATTGTTTTGTTACTGCATACACAACCCATGTATTCTGTGCTAGTAACTTGGATTTATATAGTCTATGCCTGTAAAAGATGCATATGACTGTGGCTATAAGTCACAAATCAGAATAATCTAACTGATGTTTGAGActaattttagttattttatccTAAAAACACCTATGTTTATAATATAGTTTAAAAGgaagatgtttgtaaatatgcaatttttttcaatatttttaaacattacataATTTTGTGACACTTGGAATAGCTTGTCAGAAATTAAATAAGCAATAAATTTCAATAGTTAAAAGAAATGGCACAAATTGGGGCTTGTGTCAAAATTGTGGAAAACCTCAAAACTTGTATTGTGGAAATAATCATTGCAAAAGGCATAAACATTAGGATGTGACATTAActgtgagactgtgtgtagTGATTATCAATTTTGAAAGATTCTACCAgagtttattattgttgtgtggCATTGTTCATCAAGAAGATGAACTGCGTGTTGGATTGTATTCAGCTTCTCTTTGGCCTTTAGACCTGTGAATTTTTGGTGTCATTACTGGTGTGATTGTTTTTGCTTCCAATGAGATTAGTTTGCTGAGGTCAGAAGCTTAAACACCTTAACTTGAATGTTCTGATATGGAGTATACAGTTAGGAAGTTTAGATCAATGCAGTGTTAGTTGGGTGTTGTATGACTCCTTGCAGGCTGCTCATTTTGCTTTGCCTAACATTCAATCATTCTGTAGTTTTGATTGTTTTGCAAGCTGTTGCAAATCAATAGCTGTTATAGAAGTTTGCAGAACAGGTATAGACAAAGACTTGGAAGTTTTGGGCTGTTTTATTCCATCGGTTGGAAGGTTTTGCATACCTTGTGATGTTCGAATGGCATGGTAGCTGACATTGTTATCATTTTCATTGGTGTATATTAGTGCTGTTGTTGTCATTCTTATCAACTAAATTATTGTAATTTAGagttttgttttgagaaatGGAGTTTTCAAAATTTCACCAATTGTTAGTCTtacccagaaaaaaaatattcatagtAAGGTCCTAATTACAGCCTTCCATGACTGAGAAGGGCTGTTTTTATAAACAAGGATAGTGCAGAGATAAATTATTAGACTATACTGGTGAAGGAGTGTTGACTTAGTCATCACTAACAATAGGAAAATTACTTTATAGTCGCAGAAAGCACAGCAGGAACTAAACTGAAATTATGTTAGACATTGTGactaaagcaaataaaaataaattaacacaaatatGCTTTAGTTtggaactttcttttttcctcaatAACAGATCTGGTGTCATGGCTGTGAGCTTTTTAGTAATTCATTGTTATTTTGTAGGTGCTCGCACAGTAATTCATCCCAAGGTGCGCATCATTGCTGAGGCTGGACCGGTCATCATTGGGGAGTATAATATCATTGAAGAATTGGTTCATATCACAAATCAGTTAGTTCACagcttttataatttatgtcAGGTATTGTAAGGAAGAATATGCAAGTCTGTTTGTTTGAACGATACATAGTTTTCACTTTAGTTATCCAGAAGTATGCAGCAGTATATGTTCATATATCCTGCCATCCATTAAATTCATTATAGTTAGTACTTACACAGCATCACATTATCACTTCAAACCATGATCATTAGCAGCAATTTGTGACAATGGGACAAAATTGCATAGCCCATACTTCAGGCATGGCTGAATTTAGAGGCTATgctggtagttttttttttttaaattataaatgacTTGAGGAAAAATCATTTCTGCCACATTACCTGGTTCAAGTGTGGGGTTGGTGATGTGGTGTGAGATGACAAGGTGAAACTGCATACATACATATTCCTAAgcaaatttcttttacttttcattgtatttttaatcattattttgtaaagtgcactttattttttgtctatAAGGTTTCcagagggagaagaagaaaagaaaaacagccagGTGATGTTGATTGGCAATAATAATGTCTTTGAAGTTGGTGCTCGTATCCTTGTACTGTTGTGACTTGAAAAGTTCACATGAACATCTCAG
The Pomacea canaliculata isolate SZHN2017 linkage group LG2, ASM307304v1, whole genome shotgun sequence genome window above contains:
- the LOC112556786 gene encoding LOW QUALITY PROTEIN: dynactin subunit 6-like (The sequence of the model RefSeq protein was modified relative to this genomic sequence to represent the inferred CDS: deleted 1 base in 1 codon), which gives rise to MVLFLGTCKKNKEINCISMEMFIRHKSVKIAPGAVVCDECELIGDITIGARTVIHPKVRIIAEAGPVIIGEYNIIEELVHITNQFPEGEEEKKNSQVMLIGNNNVFEVGAHIDAVKIGDHNVIESKAYVGPEVELTSGCIIGASCRVTTGEQLPENTVIYGANCHRRFQRERPPAQNLQIDFLRKILPNYHYMKKVTKLSSPQK